In the genome of Candoia aspera isolate rCanAsp1 chromosome 1, rCanAsp1.hap2, whole genome shotgun sequence, one region contains:
- the FZD5 gene encoding frizzled-5, with product MAGFCPGLRDALLSLLLFLLKAPVPAPAASKAIVCQEITVPMCKGIGYNLTYMPNQFNHDTQDEAGLEVHQFWPLVEIQCSLDLKFFLCSMYTPICLLDYAKPLPPCRSVCERAKAGCSPLMRQYGFAWPERMNCDKLPVPGDTEMLCMDHNQTEATTLPPLFTKPTRSSKGIHKNLTPLTRGDCKRVCACKEPLVLISQETHPLYNKIETGHVRNCAIPCFQPYFTQDEKTFATFWIGLWSVLCFISTFTTVATFLIDMERFRYPERPIIFLSACYLFVSIGYIIRLIVGHASVACNKDYNHIHYETTGPALCTVVFLLIYFFGMASSIWWVILSFTWFLAAGMKWGNEAIASYSQYFHMAAWLIPSVKSITVLALSSVDGDPVAGICYVGNQNVDKLRGFVLAPLVVYLFTGTMFLLAGFVSLFRIRNVIKQGGTKTDKLEKLMIRIGIFTVLYTVPATIVVACYIYEQHYREKWEMAQNCSCPGDTYRLKPDYAIFMLKYFMCLVVGITSGVWIWSGKTLESWKQFTGRCCRGGKPVSATMYSEANIALTARTGLPSSASYHKQVPLSHV from the coding sequence ATGGCCGGGTTTTGCCCTGGCCTGAGAGACGCCTTGCTGAGCCTTCTGCTGTTCCTGCTGAAGGCTCCCGTTCCTGCTCCCGCTGCGTCCAAAGCCATCGTCTGCCAGGAGATCACCGTGCCCATGTGCAAGGGCATTGGCTACAATCTGACCTACATGCCAAACCAGTTCAACCATGACACCCAGGATGAAGCTGGCCTGGAAGTGCACCAGTTCTGGCCCCTGGTGGAGATTCAGTGCTCTCTGGATCTGAAGTTTTTCCTGTGCAGCATGTACACTCCCATCTGCTTGCTGGACTATGCCAAGCCCCTGCCTCCCTGCCGGTCGGTGTGTGAGAGGGCCAAAGCTGGGTGCTCTCCTCTGATGAGGCAGTACGGCTTTGCCTGGCCCGAAAGGATGAATTGTGACAAGCTGCCGGTTCCGGGAGACACGGAGATGCTGTGCATGGATCACAACCAGACGGAGGCCACAACCTTGCCCCCACTGTTTACCAAGCCCACCCGCTCCTCCAAAGGGATCCACAAAAACCTCACCCCCCTAACCCGTGGGGACTGCAAGAGAGTGTGTGCCTGCAAAGAGCCCTTAGTCCTCATCTCCCAAGAAACCCACCCGCTCTACAACAAGATTGAGACTGGCCACGTGCGCAATTGTGCCATTCCTTGCTTCCAGCCCTATTTCACCCAAGATGAGAAGACTTTTGCCACCTTCTGGATTGGCTTGTGGTCTGTCCTTTGCTTCATCTCCACCTTCACCACAGTGGCCACCTTTCTGATTGACATGGAAAGGTTCAGGTACCCTGAGCGCCCCATCATCTTTTTATCAGCCTGCTATCTCTTTGTATCCATTGGTTACATCATCCGGCTGATTGTGGGCCATGCTAGCGTGGCCTGCAACAAAGATTACAACCACATACACTACGAAACCACGGGGCCTGCGCTCTGCACCGTGGTCTTCCTCCTGATCTATTTCTTTGGCATGGCAAGCTCCATCTGGTGGGTCATCTTGTCTTTTACCTGGTTTCTGGCAGctgggatgaagtgggggaatGAAGCCATTGCTAGCTACTCCCAGTATTTCCACATGGCAGCCTGGCTGATTCCAAGTGTGAAGTCCATTACTGTCTTGGCCCTGAGCTCGGTCGACGGGGACCCAGTAGCTGGCATCTGTTATGTGGGCAATCAGAATGTGGACAAGCTGCGGGGCTTTGTCCTAGCTCCACTGGTGGTGTACCTTTTCACCGGGACCATGTTTCTGCTGGCTGGTTTTGTGTCCCTCTTCCGAATTCGGAATGTGATTAAGCAAGGGGGCACAAAGACTGACAAGCTGGAGAAGCTGATGATTCGCATTGGGATCTTCACCGTCCTTTACACTGTCCCGGCTACCATTGTGGTGGCCTGCTACATCTATGAGCAGCACTACAGGGAGAAGTGGGAGATGGCTCAGAACTGCTCTTGCCCCGGAGACACGTACAGACTGAAGCCTGACTACGCCATCTTCATGCTCAAGTACTTCATGTGCCTGGTGGTGGGCATCACCTCCGGGGTTTGGATTTGGTCAGGCAAGACTCTGGAGTCTTGGAAGCAGTTCACAGGTAGATGTTGCAGGGGAGGGAAGCCTGTCAGCGCCACCATGTACAGCGAAGCCAACATAGCACTGACAGCAAGGACTGGGCTTCCCAGTTCGGCTTCCTACCACAAACAGGTCCCCCTGTCCCACGTGTGA